The Gambusia affinis linkage group LG11, SWU_Gaff_1.0, whole genome shotgun sequence genome contains a region encoding:
- the LOC122840319 gene encoding norrin, whose amino-acid sequence MKPSISTGPPSGLLLVLMCCPLLGFVQSASSSNKAGDKGHQQLVDTDPDRCMRHHFVETITHPIYKCNSKMVLLARCEGHCSHTTRSDPLISFSSVLKQPFKSFCSCCRPHTSKLKAVRLRCAGGTRITATYRYILACNCEECS is encoded by the exons ATGAAACCGTCCATCTCCACCGGCCCTCCTTCTGGACTCCTGCTGGTCCTGATGTGTTGTCCTCTGCTGGGCTTCGTCCAATccgccagcagcagcaacaaggcTGGCGATAAGGGACACCAGCAGCTGGTCGACACCGACCCAGATCGCTGCATGAGGCATCACTTTGTGGAGACCATCACGCATCCCATTTACAAATGCAACTCTAAG ATGGTGTTGCTGGCGCGCTGTGAGGGCCACTGCAGCCACACCACCCGCTCAGACCCGCTCATCTCCTTCAGCTCCGTGCTCAAGCAGCCCTTCAAGAGCTTCTGCTCCTGCTGCCGACCACACACCTCCAAGCTGAAGGCGGTGAGGCTGCGCTGCGCCGGTGGGACTCGCATTACGGCCACCTACAGATACATCCTAGCCTGCAACTGTGAGGAGTGCAGCTGA